Proteins found in one Arachis stenosperma cultivar V10309 chromosome 8, arast.V10309.gnm1.PFL2, whole genome shotgun sequence genomic segment:
- the LOC130945654 gene encoding cytochrome P450 71A1-like, whose protein sequence is MYMKPEIEEERRRKLRMATIVSILKQFPCDKFNSTLYLSIIVAIIISILLVINLTITRRSKSIINLPPSPPKLPFIGNLHQLGTLPHRSFQELSNKHGPLMFLQLGQIPTLVVSSADLAKEIFKNHDLVFASRPPTTAGNIFLYGCKDIAFAPCDEAWRQKKKVCVVKLLSPKKVKSFLPVRQHEVAKLVDTIQEACSREVSSSSCVINLSELLVATSFNIVSRCVLGQDFDFSEVSGHGSFGELSRKLLRQFTEFCVGDFFPSLGWVDDFRGLTSKFNATSVAVDAFMEGVIEEHKKNKTNNDDDDDDDDDDSNKDFVAILLHLQEKGMLEFEFTREDLKAILVDMFLGATDSSSTTLEWTFSELLKKPSTMKKVQEEVRQVVGNKSMIDENDINQMKYLKCVIKEALRLHPPLPILVPRQTTSNSKIKGYDIPSKTTVYLNVWAIHRDPELWKDPEEFIPERFESNQIDFKGQDFQYIPFGSGRRGCPGMSFGLASTEYILANLLYWFDWKLPINEDIDMTEMSGITVSKKVPLHLEVIMMAN, encoded by the exons ATGTATATGAAACCGGAGAttgaggaagaaagaagaaggaagctAAGAATGGCAACTATTGTATCCATTCTAAAACAATTCCCATGTGATAAGTTTAACTCAACCCTCTACCTTTCAATAATAGTTGCCATCATTATTAGCATCCTTCTTGTGATTAATCTAACCATCACAAGAAGAAGCAAATCCATTATTAATCTTCCACCATCACCACCAAAGTTACCATTCATTGGAAACCTTCACCAACTAGGAACATTGCCACACCGTTCTTTCCAAGAACTCTCCAACAAGCATGGCCCTCTCATGTTCCTTCAGTTAGGGCAAATCCCAACATTAGTGGTGTCATCTGCAGATTTGGCCAAGGAAATCTTCAAAAACCATGATCTTGTTTTTGCGAGCCGCCCTCCAACGACGGCCGGAAATATCTTTCTCTATGGCTGCAAAGACATAGCGTTTGCGCCCTGCGACGAAGCATGGAgacagaaaaaaaaagtttgtgTTGTTAAACTTCTAAGTCCCAAAAAAGTTAAATCGTTTCTCCCTGTAAGACAACATGAGGTTGCAAAACTTGTTGATACCATCCAAGAAGCGTGCTCAAGAGAAGTCTCATCATCATCTTGTGTGATTAATCTTAGTGAGTTGTTGGTTGCTACATCGTTCAACATCGTTTCAAGATGTGTTCTTGGACAAGACTTTGATTTCTCAGAAGTTAGTGGTCATGGAAGCTTTGGAGAGCTTAGCAGGAAGTTGCTGAGGCAATTCACTGAGTTTTGTGTTGGTGATTTCTTCCCTTCATTGGGTTGGGTTGATGATTTTAGAGGCTTGACTTCCAAGTTTAATGCCACTTCTGTAGCAGTAGATGCTTTCATGGAAGGAGTAATTGAAGAACACAAGAAAAATAAGACgaacaatgatgatgatgatgatgatgatgatgatgatagtaACAAAGACTTTGTGGCTATACTTCTTCATCTTCAAGAGAAGGGTATGCTTGAATTTGAGTTCACTAGAGAAGATCTCAAAGCAATCCTAGTG GACATGTTTCTTGGAGCAACTGATTCTAGCTCCACCACTTTAGAGTGGACTTTTTCTGAACTCCTTAAGAAGCCAAGTACCATGAAGAAAGTTCAAGAAGAGGTAAGACAAGTTGTGGGGAACAAATCAATGATAGATGAAAATGACATAAATCAAATGAAGTATTTGAAGTGTGTGATCAAAGAAGCTCTTAGGCTACACCCACCTCTTCCTATCTTAGTCCCTAGAcaaacaacatcaaattcaaaaataaaagggTATGATATTCCTTCAAAAACAACTGTTTATTTGAATGTTTGGGCAATTCATAGGGACCCTGAATTATGGAAGGATCCTGAAGAATTCATTCCAGAAAGATTTGAAAGTAACCAAATTGATTTCAAAGGACAAGATTTTCAATATATCCCTTTTGGATCCGGAAGAAGGGGTTGTCCTGGAATGTCATTTGGACTTGCTTCTACGGAATATATTCTTGCTAATCTTTTATATTGGTTTGATTGGAAGCTGCCTATAAATGAAGACATAGACATGACTGAAATGTCTGGAATCACTGTTAGCAAGAAAGTACCACTTCATCTTGAAGTCATAATGATGGCCAATTAG